The sequence below is a genomic window from Pleurocapsa sp. PCC 7327.
TTAATTCCCCTAATGTGCATCAATATTCTATTAGGCAAACCCCTACCCGTATACGGCGACGGACAGAATATTCGCGATTGGCTGTATGTAGGCGATCACTGCCGCGCCCTAGATACAGTCTTACACCGAGGTAGACCGGGCAAAACTTACAATATTGGGGGAAACAATGAAGTCAAAAATATCGATCTCGTCGATCGCTTGTGCGAACTGATGGACGAACTCGCCCCCGAATTGCCCGTGCGACCTTCTAAACAATTGATTACCTTTGTTAAAGATCGTCCCGGACACGATCGCCGCTACGCGATCAATGCAACTAAGATGAGACAAGAATTGGGTTGGACTCCCCAAGAAACGCTTTCAAGCGGTTTGCGAAAAACTATTAAATGGTATTTAAATAACCGCAATTGGTGGCAACCCCTGCTCTCTCAAGAATACCAAGCCTATTACCAAAAAGTTTACGGACAGGTCGAACCAGTTAACTAACAGGTTGTCCCAAAAGTATAGTATGTCATGTTGAGCGTCGCGATCGCGAAGCGAAACATCTTATAGCAATTCGCAATTGGGAAATAGAGATGGATTCTAGCTAGAAATTCAATGTTTTTAGATTTTAATGGCGAATTGCGAATTATCAATTGCGACTTATCAATTAGTCAGCCGCTCTGGGTATAAGGCTTTTTCCCTGAGCATCTGTAGCGTTCTTTTTTAGAAATGGTAAATATTTTTAGAAATGGTAATAAAATAGCACGTTAGTAACCTAAGTATGTCAGTAACTTAAGTTTGTTTAACTGCAATGTCACAATTGCAAATCCTGTTCCGACAAACTTCGTCGTGGTTGTACAGCAATAATTCGTTTGTCAAAGAGTGGCGCTATAGGCGTTTAAAGCAATTCTTGTCACTGGTCAAACCGCCTAATCGCGCTCGGATTATCGACTTAGGAGGAACTCCTTACATGTGGGAGTTAATCGATCGCAGCTTCAATGTTACTCTCGTCAACTTACCTGGTGCGATTCGGCAAACTGATAAGGTACGGGGTTATACTTATGTTGAAAGCGATGCAACCAATCTTATCAGTCTGTTTGACGACAAATCTTTCGATATCGTATTCAGCAACTCCGTCATCGAACATGTTGGCGATGAAAAAAAACAAGCGGCTTTCGCGGCAGAAGTTCATAGATTGGCTAACGCTTATTGGGTGCAAACACCGAGCGATAACTTTCCTATCGAGGTGCATACTGGCGTTCCCTTTTATTGGCAGCTGCCTCATTGGATACGCGATCGCTTAATCCGATCGTGGAAGACAAAATTGCCCGCCTGGACAAAAATGATTGAAGAATTAAGGGTTGTATCTAAAAGTTCGATGAGACAATTGTTTCCTGATGCAAAGATATATGTCGAACGCAAATTGTGGTTTGAAAAGTCATACTCTTTCTATAAACCTTTTCACCAATAGCTCGAAAAATCAATGTTTTTAGACTGATATCAAGTCCGGTTAAAGTTTTACCGACGATTATTTTTTCTCCTCAGTTATTACTATTCCTGACCGCTATGGGATTTTGCCGTAAGTGGATCGTACTGAGATCTTGTACCTTTGGCATCAACGCCTAGGACTAAAGGGCATTGCTGAATAAGCATATGATTCACTGAGGGACAGGCACCTCTCCAAATTTCAGGTAGTGCAGTAACAATTTGAGCGAGTGCTTTAGCATTGCTACGGACTTCGAGTAGCACAACGTCTTGCGGTGCAATCGAGCCAGGTAGTGACGTAATCGGGTATTTTCGCCTTCCACCCGCGTCATGTAAGTCTTGCTGATAATGTGGTTGCCATCGGGAATGAAACCAGGATAGACCTTCCAACCATCGGTGACATAGAAATAGCACTTCCAAGCGGCCACGATGGCCCACAAGGGACGGAACGTTTCCGCGCTATGAGCCCCTAAAACCCACCCTAAAATCCCCGCTTTAAAGTGGTCAACGGCAGTCCACAGCCAAATCTTGTTTTTTTGTGCCCACAAAGGTCTCCAACTCATCCAATTCCCCCACTTCCGGCGTGACTTCTGGTTCGTAAGCATCGGGTAACAATTCCCCAATTTGCTTGACCCAAGTAATCACCGTTGTATGGTGAACGCCTTTGACTCGTTCAATGGCTCGAAATCCCATGCCGTTGACATCCAGTTTGAGACAGTCCCGCTTAAACTCATCACCATAGCCTGCAGGGGGATCATAGGTTTCAATGAACTGCCGCCGACAAGCTTTACAAAGGTAATTTTGTTTACCTCTTTGCTTACCGTTCTTACCGAGCGCAGTAGAGCCACATTCAGGACATTGCATTGGTTTTACCCTCGTTTCATATCCTCATTATGCAATGCCACAGGTCGAAGTCACGAATTATTGCCAGAAACATTAATCGCATAGAATAGATAACTATATAAGAATAAAATAAAAATAGATAACATCGATCCTTAAACTTTGGCGTGGAATTGAGCTTATTTAGGGAACAGTAACTGCTATCAATCCTCAATCTCGCCCGACAACTTCACAAATTCCTCATTTTTCCGAGTTTCTATTGTCAGTAGATCTTAGTGAGGGACAAATTTATGAAAAGGATTGCAACTCTAATTGCAACGCTTTCGCTGATTAGCCTGCTTGTAGCTCCAACCGTCCTCGCTCAACCTCGAATGGGTCGAGGCAGCGAGGGTTGGGGGGGGACAGTATCAGCGCATGTATAACCCCAAAACAGTTGAAACTCTTACTGGAGAAGTGGTTGCCATAGACACCATTACGCCGATGAGGAGGATGTCTGGTGGCGTGCATTTAAGAGTACGCACCCAAAATAATCGAGAGGTTTCCGTTCACCTCGGTCCAGCTTGGTATTTAGATCGCCAGGATGTCCAGATTGAAGTCGGAGATAGGATTGAGGTAAAAGGCTCCAGAGTGACGTTTTCAGGACAACCCACCATTATTGCTGCCCGAGTCAGGAAGGGCGATCGCGTTTTGACCCTGCGCGATGACAATGGCTTTCCCGTCTGGAGTGGCTGGCGCAGATGGCAGCAATCGGGAAGTCCTGGGAAGGAATTTTCAGGTTTTCGCGATCGCTCCTAAAAAATGACTCGATGATAACGCACGGTTGCGTACCGTCACACCAGTCCAACCAACTTGGAGCTTAACTCCCACAGGCGCTCGGCTTTAGTATCATCGCGGGCTTGGGGAGAAACCCTTTGAACAAACGCCTCCTTGCGATCTTTCTTCTGTCGATTTCCCCAACTCCAATAGGCACCGGATTGTTTGTATTCGGGATCGGCAACCACCGCCGCGACTCGCTCCCCAGCTAACTCCTGAGACACATACCCCCCCGTGATGTACTTCTGGAACAACGGGAAGAGTTTCTGAAACAGAGGATAGTGGTTTCGGAATAGCGGCGTATCCGCTACGCACCCAGGATAGAGAGAGCTGAAGACAATCCCGGTGGACTCATGATAGCGGCGATGCAGTTCCCGCATGGTCAGCACGTTGCAAACCTTGCTGTCCTTATAAGCTTTGACGGGTTCAAACTTCTTGCCGTCAATCATCGAGATCGGCGCCTGAAATCCGGCTGCAAAGCCTTCTAAATTGCCTAAGTCCGGACGCGGATAAACCTTCCCACCAAGTTCGTCTGGATTGTGGGTCACGGTTCCCAAAATGACGAGCCTTCGATCCGAGGCGGGTGAGTTTTTCAGATCCTCAAGCATGAGGTTACACAAGAGGAAATGTCCGAGGTGATTCGTAGCCATGCTCAATTCATATCCTTCTGCGGATCGCAATGGCTCCTTTAATAAAGGCATATAAATTGCAGCATTGCACACCAAAGCTTCTAGGGA
It includes:
- a CDS encoding class I SAM-dependent methyltransferase; the protein is MSQLQILFRQTSSWLYSNNSFVKEWRYRRLKQFLSLVKPPNRARIIDLGGTPYMWELIDRSFNVTLVNLPGAIRQTDKVRGYTYVESDATNLISLFDDKSFDIVFSNSVIEHVGDEKKQAAFAAEVHRLANAYWVQTPSDNFPIEVHTGVPFYWQLPHWIRDRLIRSWKTKLPAWTKMIEELRVVSKSSMRQLFPDAKIYVERKLWFEKSYSFYKPFHQ
- a CDS encoding IS1 family transposase (programmed frameshift); its protein translation is MQCPECGSTALGKNGKQRGKQNYLCKACRRQFIETYDPPAGYGDEFKRDCLKLDVNGMGFRAIERVKGVHHTTVITWVKQIGELLPDAYEPEVTPEVGELDELETFVGTQKNKIWLWTAVDHFKAGILGWVLGAHSAETFRPLWAIVAAWKCYFYVTDGWKVYPGFIPDGNHIISKTYMTRVEGENTRLRHYLARLHRKTLCYSKSVAMLKHSLKLLLHYLKFGEVPVPQ
- a CDS encoding protochlorophyllide reductase, yielding MEPNQKTVVITGASSGVGLYAAKALVNRGWHVVMACRDLPKTEKAAQTLGMPKDSYTIIRLDLADLVSVRQFVKDFRATGRSLEALVCNAAIYMPLLKEPLRSAEGYELSMATNHLGHFLLCNLMLEDLKNSPASDRRLVILGTVTHNPDELGGKVYPRPDLGNLEGFAAGFQAPISMIDGKKFEPVKAYKDSKVCNVLTMRELHRRYHESTGIVFSSLYPGCVADTPLFRNHYPLFQKLFPLFQKYITGGYVSQELAGERVAAVVADPEYKQSGAYWSWGNRQKKDRKEAFVQRVSPQARDDTKAERLWELSSKLVGLV